GTATCCAAATGAATATATAGGCATAACAGTTTATATAAAGGTTTGATCAACGGACAACAGGCACACGTGTACTTATAGAGAGCGCTGTAACTCCGTATAAGACGTCATaagtttaaaagatatgcaTCACGTAGGAGTATGTATATTGAGACCAAGTTTTATCATGAAAATCGACTGACTTGCATTTTATTCGGAGAAACATGGTCATGCATCTTAAGACCAGGAGTGTAAATCATTTGTAATGCTTGGTATAAAGGAATATCTAAATACAACTTACCTGTTTTCTGACCTTTACTGACTTTGCCAAGACCGCTGCTTGCTGCAAGCGTCTGATCTTTACGGACTATGCCTAGACCGCTGCTTGCTGCAATCAAGTTCTCAGTGGCCGTGTGCTTTAAAAATTCGTACCGTTGGACTTTGTTCTCCTTGCTGATATCATTCAAGGCCGCTTCTAGGCATTCAATCTGTTTCCTGACTTTCTTCGCTTCAATAAACAAGTTGACACTGTTTCTCTCCTGTTCATCAAGCTTACACTTCATTTTGTCTAACTGAGCCTTAATGCTATCACATTTTGGTTTAAGAGATTCCAGTCTTGTTTTGTCCATATCTTTCACTTGCTCTATGATCTCAAGAAGGGATTTTTCCCTTTCATCAAAGTAGTTGTTGACGTTTTCTCGATATTCTATAAGCTTTTTAACCTCGTCTTCGCCTATCTTCAATACCATTTTGATGTTGCTTTTAATGTCTCTTACACAATCATTAACGCATTTGAGTAGCCTGGCAATGGAGTTTTTGATGTCACCATAATCTTGACTAGTTTTGAAAGAGTCCGATATAtcggaaacgaggtttatcTTGCATGACCGATGCTCAAATGCTAGGCAATGTCCGCAGTTGACTGTCTCATGGGCGGGACAGAAGTATTTGATAAATTCCTTGGGATGGATTTCGCATGGCACATTGTTGTCCTCTTGATATATCTCGTCCGTCATCGATGTTGGCATGTAGCTCATGTCCATGAGGGTATGTCTTTTGGTAGCCTTTAATATTCTGTGTTCGTTTTCACAAGTTGAACACAGGAACTCCTTGCATATGGTGCAGAAGGCATCAGCCAGGATGTTTTCCCCTTCTTCACAACATGGCTGGCAGTAGGTATGGTCTTGATCAGAAAGTTTCTTGCCTGATACCTCCATTCTACTTCTGGCTTAAAAAAGAACACAATTGGTTGTACTTTCTTTACTTTTCTGCATTTATCATTTGAGCACTGATAACTGTGACATATTATGTTATTTCTAACAAGTTGAAGATTCGGAAAGGTAAttgcaatatataatattattaaatgttgagTAGAGTTCCTTGTTTATCTTGAgctcaaaataaatattaatagcTCATCTGTCTACACCAGCCTAAAACGATAACGTAGATTAtgattgaaatatgtttgttatttaaaagaCCCCGCCTTATTGACCTCTGGTTGTTTTTATCGTTCACTTTTATCGTAGAATATGTGTTTGTGTAAGAAATGAGGCAATACGATTCAGGTATTAGcataacatttacatattttacgaAAAGTACCCACGTACTTCCTTTAGCACTGTTACTATATATATCCTGCggaaatttaatttaaagcgTCCAGTTTTATGATACACATTGCCCACATACAGTCGATGGAAAAACTATAAAGTTACTCCTTAGGACGATAGAACGAACaatataaatgatgatgatTCAACATATAAGTACAGTACAGTAATTCGTCGGtgaatatcaaaatcaaatgtcgattttgttttaaacattactgtcatcaaaaaggttttaaaataatttcaacctTAATTGTACTAAATACATCAGATAGAAATTTAAACGTTTATCTCTACTACCTTTTCAACACCATTCCTCATAAAAAGTGTAGATTATTAGGTTAAATGTACTTCTATAAATGGATATGATATATAAGACCATTGCTTACCtaatatttccttttaaacTCTCATTAAACTACAACTGTCAAAAACGAAAATATCTCTCTAAGGTCACACGATTGATAAACAACGATAACACAGACGAGCTAACCCAGATAGACAAGACCAAATGTTGAAACGTAACACTGTTTATTTTGCTGAAGCTCATAACGGGAAGTAAATACCTATTAGAGAAGTCTTATTAACACACGTATCGTACAATCGATTTTCTGAATACGTTTAAGCAAAGTTTATTTGATTCTGCTTGTGAAATATTCAACACGATTTTTAAACTTAACCTGTTAATGAACTTAATTTCATGATACATTAATATTTACTTCTATGTCACTTTTGCTATTTCTTTAGCGactgtattatttattaaggTATTCGAGCCGTTCTGCCGTAGCTCTATCAGTCATGTTCGTATAATTTGAAAGGTTAAtgctttattgtaaaaaaaagtcgttaatttgtttttttaatgtaaattgtaCTTTGAAATGAATGACATAAGATTTAACTCTAGTGACTGTTCATCCGAAATTCCCTTTTTTTTGGACAAGCAATGCAATTCATTTTCCAAGCATTTTGTTAAACCGTAGCCTGATGAATGTTAAAATTATGGgcttatttgataaaattaattaCGAAACCGATTGCCGAAAGTACTGTTGACAGCCCGAAAAGACACTTTATCTTAAGTTGTTTAACTTTCAGCAACTGTGACAATGCAGCGTTACTTCCGACTCTCCAGTGAAATGTGGATGTAATACATCTTGGTTTACCTGCATTTCTGCTATTGTCGTTTTCCTTCGACATCATTTGAATGAATATTGAATGGGGAAAAATACTTCGAGTCCCGGAGTCCCTGCAATACAGCCGATATCGTAGTGCCCCTCGGCGACACACTTGTAACAGATGACCggtaatgaaaaatgtttagaTTGCGGACGCTCTATGGCCGCGCCTAACGACGGCCAATATGTTAGGTCCCGGAGTCCTTGCAATACAGCCGTTATCGTAGTGACCCTCGGCGACACACTTGTAACAGATCACCGATCAGAAAGAAGACAACACAGCAAGACCAACGTTACTTACAGTGGTAGCCTGTTTTGtagacttttttgtttttgaaccgtGATGTGAGTGTTTTTCATGTCCGAGGATGGGTTAAAGGTGGGTCTTGTTCAGTAGAACAGAAGTTATAGATAGGCATGCTTTTCTACCATTATGATCAATAATAGTTTATCTAGAAATCAAACGTTACATGTTTTCCAATCAAAACGCTGTATTCCGCAATTCTTTTCCTTCACACAAATTAACGTTGAAAACAAGTAGCCTTGAGGATAGTCATAAGTGGGGAATGTCAGCttgtgattttattgtttagagtaatgttttatgtttctttgCATTATAAATGGCGTCCCTGTCATGAAATAAAGTCATTATATACTTTGTATATTACTAGTGTTATTACCATGCATATTCGACGTAACATCATGAATTAATAGCGTTGAAAGTAATTGCGCAACATTTCTTTAGTTTGTTTTGAATAGAACATACCGTTTAgtataaatatttctgttaCAGTTCCTCTTCATCAACATAAATTCATGTGATATAGGACAATTTCAATAGAGATACAGAAAATGAGCGCGAGTTAGTAAGCATGAATCAAGCAACATATTACTACGAGCCAAATTAAAATAGGGACGATTACAATTAAATAGATTAGTTCTGATTTTATATGCCTCCTTCACATATACgatttttacaatataatgcCTCTCTTCCTAATGTCATAATATTGCACATACTTAAACATATAGTGGAACTCGTTCTCTTTGTGACTATAGTTGAACACCTGACTTAACGTTCTCGTCAGTTTTAACTTTTCTTTGCATATATTCCTGTATCAACTCTCAGCCAATGAGTGGACGTTCGCATCTGAACAATCAAGCGACTTTTATCAGCAGatcttaatatatttaaaggGTGCTTATACTCTAACTTCGTTTTCAAATGTTGATTTAACAGGCGGAAgtacaattttatttacattgtctCTTTGGCATTCTTGGTAATATGATAAGGAATATAACACACATTTTTGATTCCATACACACAATTCCTACCCTTGATGCCAAGTTAAATTAACCATTATTACCGTTttctattaaacaaaatatacccATTTTAACACAGGTTTGAGTTTTAACCAccataaagcatttttttcttattcttcGGTTTATCCAATGGATACCTTTGTCATGTATCGTGAACAGCTGCATATCTACATGTCTATTTAAAACCTTATATTCTATAACCATCATTAAGTGACTTCATTAAAATTTCTTAGACTGAACAATATCCCCAAATTTGGCATCAATAATTCAAAGTAGAAAATACAAATGAATACTTTGCTAAGTATCTTGTAATTGAAATCAATGTGTTCATGACCCTTTAGCTTTGCTATCAATGGTGCTTTGGTTTGTAGTTAATGCACgatttgcaatttaaacatatctgacGGAGTAAAATGCGTGTCCTACTTTATGTATAAAGTCCATATACAACCAACTTTGAATTTGTTCATCTCTCTTTGTAAACACGATACATTTGATTATATCTGTAATGACGTCCCCAGCTCGTACAATACCCACTCATTTgattaaactgttttgtttccGCTATAAGAGCCATGTCATCTGCGTACAATAAGAGTATGCATGTAAGTGTAATGTCgtttaatattaatgtaaatccgCTTTCGAATCTCGATGATTTGTAAATTCCTGATATTCAATGTCTCTGTTTATAGTTCATTGTTGCTACATTTTTGCAAAGTGAAATGTTCAGTAATGTATTCGTCtgattttaatgtattgttagtGTGATACATTCATGTAAACGCGTTTAAAAAAGAACCTAATAAATACTTAAACGTTTATAAGTttcattaaatacttttaaataaaacacaaacacaccgaataaaaaggtttgttaagaaggtttatttaaaaaaaatgtcattatatatacaaatgcactaatacattgtttaattttaaaaaccatAACTAAGATGAAGATCAAGTCCAATGAGTGTAGTATACTTTCAATTTTGAGAATAATGAAACATTCTCTTTTAAAGCAAACCTTCACATTTTAAGAACGATAATATTTAACCCTTAAAGGGTTCTGTCGTATaaaattcgattttttttaagttttgttaa
The DNA window shown above is from Mya arenaria isolate MELC-2E11 chromosome 6, ASM2691426v1 and carries:
- the LOC128236497 gene encoding uncharacterized protein LOC128236497 yields the protein MEVSGKKLSDQDHTYCQPCCEEGENILADAFCTICKEFLCSTCENEHRILKATKRHTLMDMSYMPTSMTDEIYQEDNNVPCEIHPKEFIKYFCPAHETVNCGHCLAFEHRSCKINLVSDISDSFKTSQDYGDIKNSIARLLKCVNDCVRDIKSNIKMVLKIGEDEVKKLIEYRENVNNYFDEREKSLLEIIEQVKDMDKTRLESLKPKCDSIKAQLDKMKCKLDEQERNSVNLFIEAKKVRKQIECLEAALNDISKENKVQRYEFLKHTATENLIAASSGLGIVRKDQTLAASSGLGKVSKGQKTGKQTVPIDLTSLWFTAAQGIPVSDPNDTKECRMTCMLLLPESMMLLADYNNSTVHLVDLHTFSMISQVKLAGKSWGMCVLPGYRVAVCLHDKSSVVFLDARGRLSEATSIELYRKCYDIVYHTEQLVVSFERGRIVKMDMKGNTIKQIDNDNGQALFRSCLNMTLMGDGQKAAILVSDFYKHTITKLDIDLNMLQTFKDPAMQNATGLTVVGNKLLICSYGTHKILRLDLSSGKIIELLGESDGIQHPYRAVYSTEQNKLYITSYISGKNDVDNNVHVYKVK